The following DNA comes from Candidatus Schekmanbacteria bacterium.
ATATAACTTTAAAAGAAGAAAGGAGGTGCTGATATGTTCAGCAAACTTAGAGAGAAAAAGGGGTTTACACTTATTGAGTTAATGATTGTTGTAGCCATTATAGGTATACTTGCTGCTATAGCAATACCTAACTTCCTGAAGTTCCAGGCAAAGGCAAAGCAATCAGAAGCAAAGAACAACCTCTCAGCCATATTTACTGCACAGGTAAGTTATTTTGGTGAGAGAAATGCATTTGCAGCCACTTTTGCAACCCTTAACTGGGCACCAGAAGGAACAACAAGATATGAATATTTCCTGGCCAGTGGAGAAACAGCGATAGGTACCGGTACTGGCAGTGCAACAGGTATGACTATGCCGACAGGTGTGGCAGTGGCAACAAATGCTTTCACAGCAGGAGCATCAGGAAACATAGACTCTGATGCCACAGAAGATCAGTGGACTATCAATGATGTAAAAAATCTCAATAATTCCAATAATGACGTCTGACATTAGTTGAAAAATAAAGTTTAAAAAGGGAGGATATCTCAGATATCCTCCCTTTTTATTTTGTGAGTGTCATAGATGAAAAAATATCTTTCTTCTCAAAATTGCACATTCTATCTACTAGCTTCTACAATATTAATCTCACCATTCATTGCAGGTGGAACTACTTACGCATCTGTTACCGGAATAAGAGCTCTTACGCTCATTGCGCTAATCATTATTGCTTTTAACGAAGACAATAAAAAAGAATCTATAAGTCTTAATCTTTCAGCATTGAGCTTTTGCATAATGACTTTTTTTTCCCTATTTATAATTTCAACTTTTTTTCTTTCTCCCTCTTTTTATGATTCGCTGCAATTGACAATGTGCATTGTTAATTACGGAGGCGTTTACATAATTTGCAGAAACATGCAAAACTACCATGTGAGAAAATACTGGATAGCCTTACTTATCATAGTCAGTGCATCCTTAGAAGCTGTTTATGGAATCATAAAGTATTTAGCTTTGAATGAACCAAGAGCAGTTGGAAGTTTCTTCAATCCCAATTTCTTTTCGCTCTATCTCGGAGTATCTTCTGCAATTATAATCAGCATCCTTTTTTTTAAGAATAGTAATAACTGTCAAATAAGCCATAGAGCGTTAAAAACAATATTCTCAACCTCATCATCAGTAATTATACTTTTATTCCTTGTTTCTGGGATTATATTTTCTGCTTCAAGAGGGGCGGCAATGGCACTATTGATAACTCTTATTCTGCTTACTTTTCTGCGATTTAGATTCAAAGCATTAATAGTACTACCTCTCATATTAGCTATTCTTTTTTTTGTACCCAACCCTCTGAAAACCAGGATTGAAACATCCTATTCCCATGATTTGTTCGGATTCAGCCGGACAGGAATATGGGAGAGCACATACAGAATGTTCGCCGAAAATCCATGGGGAATAGGTGCCGGAATGTATAAATACTATTTTCCAAAGTACAATTTCCCTGTCGAAGGAGCTGTTGCAAGGTTTGGCCGCCATGCTGTTACTGCCCATAATGAATATCTTCAGTTTCTGGCAGAAATGGGAATTCAGGGCCTTTTAATTTTGATCATACTTTTTCTGCTTTTTATTAAAAAATTAAGACCATTCTTTAGCACATGTTTAGGGGGAAAAGGCTATGGGTTGGAAACAGGTATATTGGGAGGGTTCTTGGTCATCGTTATCCATTGCATGGTCGATTCATCACTTCATGACTATACAGCAGGTATAATGCTTTCAATACTCGCTGCAATGTTGATTAATGAAGCTGAAACGCTAAGCCCTCCAAAGACATTCAACCTGAAAGTATCTTTTCTCTTCCGGTGGATAATCTCATTCCCTTTGGTTATTTTAATATTGCTTTCCCTTTTGTTTTGCGGAGGGCAATTTTATAAGGATCAGGGCATTACTTATAATAAAAAATCTCAGTACAAAATCTCAGAAGAACAATTTACTAAATCCTTATTAATGATGCCCTTTGATTCTGAAACATTCAATGCACGGGCGAATTTATGGTTCAATAAATTTCTGGATTCTAAAGATGTACACTATCTCGATAAATCGCTTGTTGATGAAAGCACCGCTATTTCGCTTAACAAAATGAACAGTTCTTTTTACTATTATTCAGGCAAAATAATCTCCGCTTTTCCCTCTGAAAAGAATTCCAGTTATTATCTGATGAAGGCTCTCACTTTTTTCGAAGCGGCTAAAGAGCTTAGCCCCTATAACCCCTTTTACAGTATTGAGATAGTCTCACTATTTGCAAAAGTTGGTGAAACAGAACGTGCTGAAGCAGAGGCTCAAAAACTTCTAAAGATAGAACCTGATTTTCTTCCTGCGCTGGAATCATTATACTGGCTTTATGAGAAATCTTCTGAAAAAGATAAAAGCGGAAAAATACTTGCTGACATCAAAGAAAAGTTTAATGATTTGAAAAACCAGCAAAATCTGTCAGACTATGAAAAATCTTTTTTAAAACTCTCAACTGAGTTGAAGCAAAAACTGTGAGATGGATAAACCAATAAAATCATTAGTTGCAGCATCATTAATAGTCTCAATCTTATTTATCGTTTTCTTCGTCCAGTGCCGCATTGACGAAGTGAAGGGTAATTTCAAGAAATCTGAGGAGCTTGAAATGCTTCCTCCTGCCTATGTCATTAAAACCATATCTTTGAACCAGACTGCTTTCATAAGCGATATTCTCTGGCTGAGAGTCGTACAGTATATGGGCGATAAAAAACAGACAGAAAAAGGGTGGTCATGGTTTAGCCATACAATCGATGTTATAACAGACCTTGACCCGGACTTTACACTCGCTTATCAGTTCGCAGGGTTAATGTTTACAGTGGTAGCCGGAAAATCAGAGGAGAGTGTGAAAATACTGGAAAAAGGAATAAAAAATACCTCTAATAATTGGTTCCTCTATTTCCTGATTGGATATAATTATTTCGAGTTACAGCAGGATTACGGGAAAGCAGCATATTATATCGACAGGGCATCAACGCTTCCCGGCTCTCCTGTGTTTCTTAAGCTTTTTGCTTCACGCCTTTACAGCAGTGCTGGAAAGCCTGAAAATGGGATAATCTTCGTGAAAAAACTCCTTGAAACAACTGAAGACGAAGATATGAAGGCAAAACTCGATAAACGTCTCAATCTTTTATACATAGAACGGGATTTGAGCATTCTAAATAATTTGATATCTGACTTTCATTCTACTTATAAAAAATATCCTGAAAGTATTGATGACCTTCTCAAAGCAGGCTTGATAAGAGGCATTCCTTCGGATCCCTTCGGAAAACCATACTACATAGATAGCCACGACAATACGGCAAAAAGTCAAAGCACAACAGAAAGATTGAAAGTATTCAAAAGGTGAGTTTATCTCTTTCAGTCTTCCTCAGGATATGTATAGGTAATGCTGAAATCATCAACTGATTCGAGGTAATCATAGACTCTTTTTCCATTTTTTGTAAGCCAGCTGTGACCATCAAGCTTTCCGTCATCTTTCTTCACGGCAAAATGTATTTTCACTTTCATCCCGTATCTGTTGAGCAAATGGTAAAGAAGAAGAGATTTTCTAAGGCATGACGGAGTAAAAACAAAAAACCGAATTCCAAGTATGGAATCAGTAATCTTCAATATCCTCTCTATAACCCTGTCATCCATCTTCTTTTTTTTTCGAGGGGTAAGCAGTTTCAGCAAGCGCGGCAGGCTAAGACTCTTCAACAATAACGGAAGAGCAAGCACAAGCAGGAATATTTTAAAGAAAAGAATTACATTTGTTATCAGTAATGAGAGGCGGTTCAATTCGCTCTTAATCCCTGTTCCAGGGGTTCTTGGGGTCTTTCTTCAGCCAATTCAGCTTTCCAAAATACTTTGCACAATAAAAACAGGGGAACCTGTCGAGTGAGCCTACGGATTTACTGCTTATCAGGGACACCCTGTCTTTCTGAAATTCAGCAATCTTGTCTATCAGCATCTTGTGCGCATCAAAAAGGCTCACCTTGGAAAGATTTGCAATTACATCTTTGTTCGCTTCCCCTCCTGCATATCCTGAAAGCTGGCAGCAGAACATGAGGTTTCCCATGAAATCCACTGTCAGAGAAGACATCCTTAAAGCTCTGCACTGGAACATAAGCTCGGGAACATCAAAGCCCGGCGAGAGGAAAATGCCGATTGAAAAAACGCCTGCCATTCTTACAATTTCGGCAGCTACACGGGTTTGCTCCTCAGGGGTCGGAACAAGACCTTCCCTTACATTGCCGGGAGTAGGCTGTATAAAAGCAAAAAAGAGCCTTTCTGCCTTTAGCTTCGATGCAAGCAAAGCCATCTCATCGAGCTGGTCAATATTCTTGTTACAAATAGTCATCTGAAGGCTGAAAGGGATTTTTTTAAGGAAACACGCGCTGATGGCAGACATGACCCGTTTATATGAGCCTTTGGCCCTTATTTCGTCGTGCACTTCCTCGCGGGGACTGTCAATGCTGAACGAAAGTCCTTTCAATTTTCCTAAACCGTTCCTTTCGAGGATAGGGAGCACGTCGAGGAAATTCCATGCATTTGTAACAACATGGTAAGTGAATCCGTGAGTCACAACTTCTTTTATGATTTTCTCAAACTCAGGATGCAGAGTAGGCTCTCCGCCTGTGAAGGCTATGTGCTTTATACCGTAGACTTTCGCTTCCTTTAGTATCTTTTTTATAAGTTTAAATGATATGTTCCTGCGGGGAAGCCTCTCGTCCCTTAAACAATGTTTACAAACAAAATTGCAGCGGTTTGTAAGTTCAATCCCAAGTTCCGTGAGAAAAGCCATGTCATCCGGCATATCAGCACTCCCCAAAAAGTTCTTTTTTTATCATAGAGACTACAGAGTGCGGGCTCTTTATAAGATCAGCTCCGCTTCTCATCCTGTAAGATTTCGATTTCTCCACAATTTTTTTTAATGCAGCAAGATGCATCGGAGCAATATCTTTGTCCATCATCACAAGCAGACTGCTGGGTATCAATCTTGCCAGAGCCTCGGCCCTGCCAAGCGGAATTAGAGCTGACTTTTCTTCTCCTGTTATTTCCGGGAAAAGAATGAATCCCTGCTTTGCTTCAAGGACGAACTGTTCCGGATAAACATCCTCCGCCCTGAAAGAACGCTTTGGCCCATCCCCGTATTTCCTTGCATTCTTTACCCTCTCAAGCTCCTCAAATCTTTCGGAGATTGCAGGATCTATATGAAAATCCCCTGGCAGAGACAATATCCTCACATTTTCCCCTTCATCCTTTAAAAGCACTCCATCGTCTGAGAGATACTTGCATCCTTCGCGAAGGAGCGTTATGCACAAAGTCGACTTGCCCACCCCTGTATCTCCGGAAATCAGCACGCCCCTGTCTCCAACAGATACACATGAGGCATGGACATAGTATAGCCCTCTGTATCTTAACATCTCAACAAGCATAATATAAAAAAATATAAAAGAAAAAAATCTTCTTATCTCTATCGTCTTGAGGTTGAGGTAAATATCAGCAATTCCCCTGTCCGGATAGCAAACCGCAGCGGAATGGCCGTCAACAAGAATAAGCCTTTCTCCAACTCTATAGCCCGTTAATCTGTCAAAAGCAAAAAGCTGCTCTATCCCATCCAATTCTTTCATGACTTTTTCAATAGACTCACCATCAGATTTTAAGATTGAAATCCTTATAGAGCCTGCCTTCTCATCAGCCGCTGTTGCAGAGAAAAAACCTATTATATCATCAACAAGACCAATCACATCTTCCTGGTCAGTAGTGACTGTAACCGGATTGCCATAGATCAGATAGGACTTTTCAATCATAGGCATATTATGAGTTATAAAATGAAGTTAAAAAATTTCTAAAAAAATCAAACGGAGGCTTTAAAATTGATAAGTTTATTTCCATTAAGCTCTTCCAGCAGCCTTACGACACTTTTCATCGCATTCTGGGGAGTTACATCAAACTTGCTGCATATATTTTCGACTATACCATCCACTTTAATCACTCCATCAATAAGACCCCATATGACAAGCGCTACTTCATTGAGTCCGTAATAACATTTTGTATTGAGATCAAGAAGAACAGCCTCTTCATCTAATTCAGTGCAAAGGATAGATGGATTCTTAACTGGAATAGTATTTTTAGTAATCATTTTATCATTTCCCTATATCATTTTTTAACAGAATATTCTTTTAACTGTCAAGGTATAAGGTATGATGATATAGCAGCTTGATAAATATGGAAAACTTATTTATTAGTAAAAGACAGCAACTCGTTATTTTCAAAACAACATACAAGGCACGGGGAAATGGATAAAACTGTAAAGGCAATAAAAAAATTAGTTCAGGAAAACCTTGGAATAAAAAAAGAAGAGAGGGTACTTATTTTCTGCGACATAATATCAGAACATGAAACCCCTAATGACGATGACCGGAGCAGACGTGCGCAGCTGGCAGAGACTGCCCATAGCATTTTCAAATACATTTCCAAGACAAACGAAACTGTATTCCTGAAATACGAAGCCACAGGTACTCATGGAGTCGAACCTCCGGACTATATATGGAAGGAAGCTTTTGGAAGTCATGTTTACGGTTCACTGCGCGACTCAGGGGTCCTTGAAGCATTGCTCAAAAAAAAGGCAGGAAAGAAACAGATTCTTGAAGCTGAACAGATTGTAATGGAGAGGAGCGATGAAGCAGTTGACGTAGTAATTGCCCTTTCAAACTTCTCGACGAGCCATACTAAATTCCGCGACCTTGTGACCACCTGTGCCGGTGCACGATATGCAAGCATGCCATTATTTGACCCTGACATGTTTTTGGGACCAATGGATGTTGACTGGAATGAGGTTCAAAAAAACACAATAAGAATCGCAGAAAAGCTTACAGACGCTGTTTCGGTAAGTATTACTGCACCGAACGGCACTAACCTCTCCATAGGATTAAATGGGAGACAGGGAATCGCAGATACCGGGATACTTACGGAAGAAGGGGCATTCGGCAATCTCCCTGCAGGAGAGGCATTCATAGCGCCGCCTGAATATACCGCCGAAGGATTATTTGTAGCAGAGTGGGGACCGACGAGAAAATTCAAATTCCCTGTGAAATTTGAAATAAAAAAAGGCACTATTTTTATTCTGCAGGGACTTGATAAATTTGCCTCGGCAATGCGTCAGCAGATAGACATTGAACCCAAATGCGCTGTCCTTGCAGAGCTTGGCATTGGAACAAACCCTAAAGCGTCAAAACCGGACAATATCCTTGAATCAGAAAAAATACTTGGGACCATTCATATAGCTTTTGGTGATAACATGTCATTCGGAGGAAAAATCAGGACAAGTTTTCATCAGGATTTCGTTCTTTTCTCTCCTACTGTCGAGCTTGAATATGCTGACGGAAACAGGGAAATAATCATCAAAGAGGGCAAACTTGTCGGTTGACGGGATACTCAAAGACGCACTTTCAACCTGTGTAAAATGCGGAGCCTGCCAGGCTGTCTGTCCTGTATATGATATCTTAAAAACAGAACGCTCCGTAGCCCGCGGGAAAATTGCCCTTATTGAGGCATTATCTAAATCTGATCTAGAGCTTTCTGACAGCCTTTACGAGGCCCTGTCGCAGTGCATCCTTTGTACGTCATGCAGGGAAACATGCTCGGCGAATGTCGAGATTGAAAGGATAATAGCCGGAGCAAGGGAGATCGCGCTCAACAAAAAGGGAATGCCTCCATTAAAAAAGGCAGTGCTGAAAATCCTGTCAGCAAAAACCTCATCCAAGAATCCGGTTTTTAAAACAGCAGGACTTATTCAGAAGGTTCTCTTGAAAAAAATCCCGACAACAAGTGGACTCTTATACAGAGGAATTTTTCTGCCAGGAGAAGAAAAGCTCATACCCGAAATTGCGGCAAAAACTTTTCATCAAAGATTTGAAAACCATGAGAGCGACAAAAGCCGAAGTGCGTGTTCAGCAATTTTTTTTCAGGGATGTACCATAAATTATATATATCCTCATATCGGGGAAGCGACAGTAAGCGTCATACGAAAAGGAGGGTTTACACCTCTAATTCTTCCGGAACAATTCTGCTGCGGTTTGCCTTCATATTTTTCAGGCGACAGGGAAACTGCTCTAACTCTTGCAATGTCGAATCTTGAGCTTTTCTCAAAATATGATTTTGAGTATATCGTCGTAGCCTGTGCAAGCTGCGGAGCGGCTTTTAAAAATATATATCCAATACTCTTTGAAAAAAACAACGCTATGAAATCCCAGTGGGACAAATTCAAAGAAAGAGTGATTGACATATCACAATTTACAGAAGGACCCGGAAGAAAACAAATTACAGAACTGCTGAATAAAAATAACAGAGAGAGAAAACTGAAAGTCACTTATCATGATCCATGCCATCTGAGAAAATCGCAGGAAGTTGTAAATGAGCCGAGAAAGTTAATCAAGATGCTTTCAAACGTAACTCTTGTTGAGATGGAAGGAAGTGCTGACTGCTGCGGATTTGGCGGAATGTTCAGCCTTGAAAATGAGAAACTAAGCTCCGAGATAAACCGCCGCAAGACAGAAAAAATCATGGCAACCGGAGCAGACATGGTGCTCACTGGCTGTCCAGGGTGCATAATGCAGATTAACAGAGGCCTGGCAAGAGCAGGCGGAAAGCAGAGTGTAAAGCACTGGGTTGAGCTTTTGGATGAAGCGACTGGTTAGTAAATTACCATGACTATGAGAATAACAGGCGGAGAAAAGTCCGGCCTAAGACTCAGCACATTTCCCAAGAATATCATTCGCCCCACGCGCGATATGGTAAGGGAGGCAGTGTTCAACACTCTTGGAGACACTATTCATGACGCAAGCTTCCTTGATATATTCGCAGGCACAGGAAGCACAGGCATCGAGGCTTTAAGCCGCGGGGCATCCCATTCCACTTTTATAGAAAGTGAGCGCAGGGCTGTTGAGGTAATAAAGAAGAACCTCGTGATTACAGGCTTTCAAGGACAGTCTCTTATAATGGCGGCTGACTATGTGCATGCATTAAAGAAACTCTCCTCCCAGAAAATAAAATTTACCATTATATATGTTGACCCTCCCTATCAGTCAGGCTTCTATGACAGATGTATCAGACTGATTGATGAAGGAGAGCTTCTTATTTCACATGGAATATTAATAGCAGAATCATTCAAAAAAATGGATTTACTGCACAAATTCGGGTATATTGAATTGACACGGGAAAAACTTTATGGGGAAACAAGAATATCGTATTATATCAATACAAAGGAATTAAACCCTGATATTGTGAGAAAACAATCATGAGACGAATCGCTGTGTATCCCGGAACATTCGACCCCATAACCAACGGACATATTGACATAATAGAACGGGGTCATCAGATCTTCGACGAAGTAATAGTCGCAATTGCAAAGAGTGCCGATAAAAACCCTCTTTTTTCAGTTGATGAAAGAATGAAGATGATTAATGCAGCAACAAAGAAATTTAAGAATCTCAGGGTAGAATCCTTCGAAGGCCTTCTTATCTCCTACGTAAGAAACGCAGGGGCCAAGGTAATTATCAGAGGACTGCGCGCCGTAAGCGATTTTGAATATGAGTTCCAGATGGCCATAACAAACAGGAAACTCTATGAAGATGTTGATACTGTTTTTCTAATGTCCACTGTGAAATATTCTTATTTGAGTTCAAGCATTGTGAAAGAAGTAGCGCAATACGGCGGCAAAATGGACGGTATGGTCCCGACTGTTGTATCGAAGTGCCTGAAAGAGAAATACAGAAACCTGAAAAAAGGATTATGAAATGTCAATGGACTGTATATTCTGCAAAATAATAAAGGGAGAGTTAAAAGCAAAATTCGTATACGAAAACGACAAGGTAGTAGTCATTGAGGACATAAATCCGCAGGCGCCTGTCCATATTCTCATCATACCAAGGAAACATATAGCTACTCCAATGGAAATTGAGGATAATGACAAGGATATTTTATCAGCAGTCTTTCAGGCGGCAAAGCATGTGGCAAAGGAAAGGAAGATTGACAGCTCCGGGTTCCGCACAGTGCTTAACTGCATGGAAGGAGCGGGACAGAGCGTTTTCCATATTCATTTTCATCTGCTCGGCGGAAGACAGATGCAGTGGCCGCCCGGTTGAGACAAAGATACAAAAAAACAAGAAAGGCGAAAATCTGAAACTATGAAAAAAGAAATGATACTCAAGGAACTTGAGGATATAGTTTCCAAGCTTTCAATCAGACTCCAGTATGATGATCTGAAAAAAGCTGGAGTGAAGACAAGGGGCGGACTTTGCAGGGTAGGAAGCGAAGAAAGACTCATTGTTGACAAGAAGCTTGATACTGATGAAAAAGTTGAAGTCCTCTCAGTGGAACTCTCAAAAGTCAATCTCGACAATGTATTCATACCTCCACGCATAAAAGTGTTACTTCAAAAAAAATCGGAAACCAATACTGGTACCGACGAAGATACTGCACAGGAAGCAAGATGAACGATGCTAGTTTAAACGATGGTTCACCAGCAATTAATCCGGAAAGCAAACAGAAGAAAAAACCGCTGGTTTATGTTCTTGCAGCAGTTCTTATAATCCTTATAGTTGTCTTTGCGACTTCTTATTCATCTAAAGATTTATTAAAAAAATGCACATTCCAGTTCAAGCATATTGAAATAAACGGGATGGATTTCGGCAGCAACAAAGTCAAAGGTACAATCACGCTATCAGTAAATAATCCTAACTGGCTCTCTTTGAATGTAAAATCCTTAAAATGCAAAGTTAATATGGGAGACAACACTCTTGTAAAAGGGAACACAACTGACAGCATAAATCTTCCGGCACGCACGAAAACAGATATAGAGATTCCTTTCAAGGCGAGCTATGCAAATCTTTCACTGAATGATTTAAAATCCCTATTTCGGGACAATGAGAAAGTTTTAGTTACAGGCAAAGCCGTGTTAGAAACCTTTTTTATAAGCTTTCCCGTAACATTTAAAACTGAAAAAGACATCAAGAAGATTCTCTGAACTGCTCTTAATCTTCCTTACCTATCTTTGCAATGCCGGCAACATGGGAGCTCTTATCAGCATCAATAAGTTTTATTCCCTGCGTGTTTCTGCCTATTACTGAAATATCGCTCACTGCCATCCTTATAACTTTTCCGTCGGCAGTAATGATGATTAAGTCATCGTTGTTGCTTACCTGTTTAACACCTACTACACTGCCGTTCCTGTCTGAGGTCTTGATGGTGATTATCCCTTTTCCACCTCTTGACTGCACTCTGTATTCTTCCACAGGAGTCCGCTTGCCAAAGCCATTTTCAGTAACTGTGAGTATTGTGTTCGCATTATCAAGGACCTCCATGGCAATGACAGCATCACCTTTACTGAGTGTGACTGCCTTAACGCCCATGGCATTTCTTCCCATAGACCTTACATCTTCCTCGTTAAACCTGATGCTATTGCCGTCTTTAAGCCCTATGAAGATGTCCTTCTTGCCGTCTGTAAGACCGACCGAGACAAGTTCGTCCCCTTCATCAAGGGAAAGGGCAATAATGCCCCCTGAGCGAGGATGACTGAATGCATCAAGGGTAGTTTTCTTGCAAATCCCATGGCGGGTAAGCATTATTATGTAATGCTCAGAATCAAATGTTTTAACCGGAAGCGAAGCGCAGACTTTCTCGTTCGCCTCAAGGTTAAGGAGGTTTACGATCGCCCTTCCCTTGGCGCTTAAACCCAGTTCAGGAAGCTCATGAACCTTTATCCAGTAAACTTTCCCCTTGGTTGAGAAGAAAAGGATATAATCATGTGTGCTTGCGATGAAGAGGTACTCAACAAAGTCCTCCTCTCTCGTTGCCATTCCTGTTTTTCCCTTGCCACCCCTTCTCTGACTTCTGTAAACGCTGAGTGCATTCCTCTTGATGTAGCCATTATGTGAAATCGTAACTACCATTTCTTCTTCTTTAATGAGATCCTCAATGTTTATGTCGCTTGTCTGCTCGATTATCTGCGTACGTCTTGCGTCTGCATATTCGTCCTTAACCTCATTAAGCTCCTTACGCACAATATCTCTTACAAGCGCCTCGCTTGAAAGAATGGCTATGTATTCGGATATGGTTTTTAAAAGAGCCTTGTATTCCTCTATTATCTTTTCACGTTCAAGACCTGTGAGCCTCGAAAGCCTCATCTCGAGTATTTCTTTTGCCTGTATCTCAGAGAGGGGGAATCTTTTTATAAGGTTCTCTTTAGCCTGCTGAGGGTTTGCAGCTTTCTTTATGATTGCAACAACCTCATCTATGTTCTCTACAGCAGTCTTCAACCCTTCCAATATGTGCGCTCTTTCTTCAGCTTTCCTTAAGTCATAGCGCGTCCTCTTTACAACCACCTCTTTCCTGAAATCAATAAAGCACTTGATGACTTCTTTGAGGTTTAAAACCTTGGGCTCACCGTTAACCATGGCAAGCATGATTATGCCGAATGTAGATTGAAGCTGGGTGTGTTTATAGAGGTTATTAATAACGACCTCAGGGAATTCGTCACGTTTAAGTTCAATAACTATCCTCATCCCTTCGCGGTCTGATTCATCCCTTATGTCTGATATTCCTTCAATCTTCTTTTCCCTTACAAGCCCTGCTATAGC
Coding sequences within:
- a CDS encoding radical SAM protein; protein product: MPDDMAFLTELGIELTNRCNFVCKHCLRDERLPRRNISFKLIKKILKEAKVYGIKHIAFTGGEPTLHPEFEKIIKEVVTHGFTYHVVTNAWNFLDVLPILERNGLGKLKGLSFSIDSPREEVHDEIRAKGSYKRVMSAISACFLKKIPFSLQMTICNKNIDQLDEMALLASKLKAERLFFAFIQPTPGNVREGLVPTPEEQTRVAAEIVRMAGVFSIGIFLSPGFDVPELMFQCRALRMSSLTVDFMGNLMFCCQLSGYAGGEANKDVIANLSKVSLFDAHKMLIDKIAEFQKDRVSLISSKSVGSLDRFPCFYCAKYFGKLNWLKKDPKNPWNRD
- a CDS encoding PqqD family protein; translation: MITKNTIPVKNPSILCTELDEEAVLLDLNTKCYYGLNEVALVIWGLIDGVIKVDGIVENICSKFDVTPQNAMKSVVRLLEELNGNKLINFKASV
- a CDS encoding histidine triad nucleotide-binding protein, with the translated sequence MDCIFCKIIKGELKAKFVYENDKVVVIEDINPQAPVHILIIPRKHIATPMEIEDNDKDILSAVFQAAKHVAKERKIDSSGFRTVLNCMEGAGQSVFHIHFHLLGGRQMQWPPG
- a CDS encoding aminopeptidase, which encodes MDKTVKAIKKLVQENLGIKKEERVLIFCDIISEHETPNDDDRSRRAQLAETAHSIFKYISKTNETVFLKYEATGTHGVEPPDYIWKEAFGSHVYGSLRDSGVLEALLKKKAGKKQILEAEQIVMERSDEAVDVVIALSNFSTSHTKFRDLVTTCAGARYASMPLFDPDMFLGPMDVDWNEVQKNTIRIAEKLTDAVSVSITAPNGTNLSIGLNGRQGIADTGILTEEGAFGNLPAGEAFIAPPEYTAEGLFVAEWGPTRKFKFPVKFEIKKGTIFILQGLDKFASAMRQQIDIEPKCAVLAELGIGTNPKASKPDNILESEKILGTIHIAFGDNMSFGGKIRTSFHQDFVLFSPTVELEYADGNREIIIKEGKLVG
- a CDS encoding lasso peptide biosynthesis B2 protein; this translates as MNRLSLLITNVILFFKIFLLVLALPLLLKSLSLPRLLKLLTPRKKKKMDDRVIERILKITDSILGIRFFVFTPSCLRKSLLLYHLLNRYGMKVKIHFAVKKDDGKLDGHSWLTKNGKRVYDYLESVDDFSITYTYPEED
- a CDS encoding (Fe-S)-binding protein, whose protein sequence is MSVDGILKDALSTCVKCGACQAVCPVYDILKTERSVARGKIALIEALSKSDLELSDSLYEALSQCILCTSCRETCSANVEIERIIAGAREIALNKKGMPPLKKAVLKILSAKTSSKNPVFKTAGLIQKVLLKKIPTTSGLLYRGIFLPGEEKLIPEIAAKTFHQRFENHESDKSRSACSAIFFQGCTINYIYPHIGEATVSVIRKGGFTPLILPEQFCCGLPSYFSGDRETALTLAMSNLELFSKYDFEYIVVACASCGAAFKNIYPILFEKNNAMKSQWDKFKERVIDISQFTEGPGRKQITELLNKNNRERKLKVTYHDPCHLRKSQEVVNEPRKLIKMLSNVTLVEMEGSADCCGFGGMFSLENEKLSSEINRRKTEKIMATGADMVLTGCPGCIMQINRGLARAGGKQSVKHWVELLDEATG
- a CDS encoding prepilin-type N-terminal cleavage/methylation domain-containing protein; this translates as MFSKLREKKGFTLIELMIVVAIIGILAAIAIPNFLKFQAKAKQSEAKNNLSAIFTAQVSYFGERNAFAATFATLNWAPEGTTRYEYFLASGETAIGTGTGSATGMTMPTGVAVATNAFTAGASGNIDSDATEDQWTINDVKNLNNSNNDV
- a CDS encoding O-antigen ligase family protein, which encodes MKKYLSSQNCTFYLLASTILISPFIAGGTTYASVTGIRALTLIALIIIAFNEDNKKESISLNLSALSFCIMTFFSLFIISTFFLSPSFYDSLQLTMCIVNYGGVYIICRNMQNYHVRKYWIALLIIVSASLEAVYGIIKYLALNEPRAVGSFFNPNFFSLYLGVSSAIIISILFFKNSNNCQISHRALKTIFSTSSSVIILLFLVSGIIFSASRGAAMALLITLILLTFLRFRFKALIVLPLILAILFFVPNPLKTRIETSYSHDLFGFSRTGIWESTYRMFAENPWGIGAGMYKYYFPKYNFPVEGAVARFGRHAVTAHNEYLQFLAEMGIQGLLILIILFLLFIKKLRPFFSTCLGGKGYGLETGILGGFLVIVIHCMVDSSLHDYTAGIMLSILAAMLINEAETLSPPKTFNLKVSFLFRWIISFPLVILILLSLLFCGGQFYKDQGITYNKKSQYKISEEQFTKSLLMMPFDSETFNARANLWFNKFLDSKDVHYLDKSLVDESTAISLNKMNSSFYYYSGKIISAFPSEKNSSYYLMKALTFFEAAKELSPYNPFYSIEIVSLFAKVGETERAEAEAQKLLKIEPDFLPALESLYWLYEKSSEKDKSGKILADIKEKFNDLKNQQNLSDYEKSFLKLSTELKQKL
- the rsmD gene encoding 16S rRNA (guanine(966)-N(2))-methyltransferase RsmD, which codes for MTMRITGGEKSGLRLSTFPKNIIRPTRDMVREAVFNTLGDTIHDASFLDIFAGTGSTGIEALSRGASHSTFIESERRAVEVIKKNLVITGFQGQSLIMAADYVHALKKLSSQKIKFTIIYVDPPYQSGFYDRCIRLIDEGELLISHGILIAESFKKMDLLHKFGYIELTREKLYGETRISYYINTKELNPDIVRKQS
- the coaD gene encoding pantetheine-phosphate adenylyltransferase, translating into MRRIAVYPGTFDPITNGHIDIIERGHQIFDEVIVAIAKSADKNPLFSVDERMKMINAATKKFKNLRVESFEGLLISYVRNAGAKVIIRGLRAVSDFEYEFQMAITNRKLYEDVDTVFLMSTVKYSYLSSSIVKEVAQYGGKMDGMVPTVVSKCLKEKYRNLKKGL